In the genome of Shewanella denitrificans OS217, the window AAGAGCCGTAGGTCTGCTCGTAGAGGCCGAAGAAGATTAACCCCGCCACAATAAACACCAATAAGGCCGTCATCTGCTGGCGCTCAATCTTGTTGCAATGCTTTAGCATAAACCAGCCTATGCCAATGGCGAGCACTAATGATATGCCGTGCAAGGTCCAGAGCACTGGGCTGGCGCTGGGTAACATCTCACTGAGTTGTAACACCAATGAGTGGGTTTGAACAAGCCCCCAAATAAGCAGCACACTTAAGCTGGCGGCTAGGTATATCCAGACTTCTGTGCTGATGCCTAAGCGCTTTTTGGCAAGCTTTTCAGGGTCATTAGCTTCGGCGACGCCATACAAGTATTTTTGCCCGCGGATAAACACAATAAGCCCTGCCAGCATGCCTATGCCTGCTAGACCAAAGCCATATTTCCAGCCGTAGGTTTCACCAAGGTAAGCACAGAGAAGCGGCGCTAGGGTGGCCCCTAAGTTTATTCCAGCATAGAAGAGGGTAAAGCCCGAGTCACGTTTGGGATCCTGCGGCGGGTAGAGTTGACCGACTATGGTGGATATATTGGGTTTTAAGAAGCCCACCCCCATGATAATTAACGCCAAAGAGAAGTAAAATACTTGCAAGGCACCTTCATCACGCACCACTTCCCCAGCGACTCGGGCCGCTTGGTGGCCTTCAAATGCCATGCCTAGGTGGCCGAGCACCAGCAAACAGGCGCCGAATATGACCGCCTTGCGCATGCCTAAATAGCGGTCGGCTAATAAACCACCCACCACAGGCACGGCATAGACGAGGGCACCATAAGCCCCGATAAGGTTGTAGCCTTGTTCATCGGTAAACAGGTGGTATTTGATCAGGTATAAAAACAGCAGGGCTTTCATGCCGTAGAAGGAAAAACGCTCCCACATCTCGGTGAAAAAACACACGAACAGCCCCTTGGGGTGGCCTAAAAAGGTGTCCTGCTGCATGTTGGCGTGGCGTTCAGCATCTGATAGTGTGGTGGGCATTCGAGCGTCCTTAACTGTATGAGTGGCTCAAGAATATCAACTGCTTAATCAACAAGCCAGAGATCAAATTGGCTAGGTTTTTGGTTAGTTACTAAAACCCCAGTAATGGATAAAGCTTGCCTTGACGCACCCAAGCATCGGCATTGGCTAGGCTGCCATCGGCTTGCCAAGCGCGAAGTAGCGCCTGCAGTGGGGCTTTGACCTCAGCGGCGTTCATGCCCACCTTGAGCGAGGGCGAATACAAGGCTTTGATTAATATGGCATCTAAGCCACTCAGTAAGGTTTGTGGGGTTCTGTCATTAAAAATCGACGGGAAGACTTTTTCAGAGTCATTAGGCAGACCTAAAATTTGGGTCAGCTCCTCCACAATACAGGCGACCAATTTACCGTGCATCTGTGCTTGGTCTACAGGAATGATGATGTAGGCGCGGGTAATTTCATCTCGGGTTGTTTCCATATGGGCGATGCAGACCGCCCCATGAAGGTGAGCCGCACTGGCCTTACCCATCAGCTGCTGGGCTTGTTGCTGCCACAGATTTTGCCGGGTAAAGAGTAGCCTGACATTCGCCTCTTGTTGGTTAGTGGCAAGGCTTATATCGTGACCGCTCAGTTGCTTAAGGTGGGCTAAATGCAATTGCACCAGTCTAGTGTGCAGTGCTTCGTTGCCCACATGGTGCTCGAGCCCCACCTTTATCGGTGTTAACCATTTTCTGAGGGTTTTATCCCCTTGCTGGTATTCACTTTTGAGGGCGACTTCCATAAAGGCCTGCTGAATGAAGTCAGCTTCAAGCCAAGGGCTTGCCTGGCTTGAACTTGTCAATAGCCCTGTACATAGCCCGACACATAGCCCGAAACATGGCCCCGCAAATAGCAGGGCTTGCAGCCTTTGAATTGTTAATCGCATTGGCTTAGGTTAGTTTTTCAGTTTGTAAATGACTTCGACGCTGTCGCTAACTGTCACTTCACCAAATTCATAGCCTGCTTGGCCGCCATCGAAGGCCATTTTTTCGCTGCGCTGTAACATGATGGGCTGCACTGAACGTCTGTCTAAATAACGCACTTGCCACAAGTCACCTAAGGATTGATTGAATCCTTCGGCTAAGGAGCGCGCTTTAGCTTGAGCATCTTTGATTGCCGCTTGGCGGGCCTTGAGCACGTATTCATCTTCCTTGCTGGATTTAAGGACAATATTATTCACTCGGTTGAGTCCCTCGGCGAGGGCGGTGTCTAAGATGTCGTTAAGCCGTGACAGTTGCACTAAGGTGACTGTGACTTGCCTGCTGGCCTGATAGCCAATGAGTTTAGGGGCCTTGTTTTGCTCGTAGAGGTATTCTGGTTGCAAGTGAAGGTTGGCGCTGGCGATGTGTTTTTTGTCTATGCCAGCTTCTAGCAATCGGCCTATAAATTCGCTGATGGCCTTATCTGAGGCATCTTTAGCGGCTTTGGCGCTGTCTTTCGTGAGGCTGACTTCCACTTGAATTTCTGCCATGTCAGGTGCCATGGTGAGTTCGCTGACGCCTATGGTTTGGATATGGGCAAAGTTGAGGTTATCGGCCACGGCGGGCGTCATGGCAAGTAAACAAGCACTGAAAGAGAAGGCTGCTAAGAGAGCTTTCGAAGCTGGGATGCGGATGGACATAATGAATTCTCGCTTATTTTTTATTACTGGGTTAATTGGCTGGATGAGTGTGTTGAGTCTCTGACATTTTTAGGTCTGCGTGGGTCTGATATAGGCGCCTGCCATTGACCCACGTCTGTTGGACTTGGGTTTGCCAGATAAGTTCTGGGGCTAAGGTAAAGATGTTTTTATCGATTAAAATAAAATCGGCTTTCATCCCCGGGGCTAATGAGCCGATGATCTGTTCTTGATGGGCGGCAAAGGCGGCATTATAGCTGAAGGTTTCAAAGGCCTGAGCAAGGCTCATGCGCTCAATGCTGTGCCAGCCACCAAGAGGCTGATTTTGTTGATCTTGACGTGTTACCGATG includes:
- a CDS encoding peptide MFS transporter; amino-acid sequence: MPTTLSDAERHANMQQDTFLGHPKGLFVCFFTEMWERFSFYGMKALLFLYLIKYHLFTDEQGYNLIGAYGALVYAVPVVGGLLADRYLGMRKAVIFGACLLVLGHLGMAFEGHQAARVAGEVVRDEGALQVFYFSLALIIMGVGFLKPNISTIVGQLYPPQDPKRDSGFTLFYAGINLGATLAPLLCAYLGETYGWKYGFGLAGIGMLAGLIVFIRGQKYLYGVAEANDPEKLAKKRLGISTEVWIYLAASLSVLLIWGLVQTHSLVLQLSEMLPSASPVLWTLHGISLVLAIGIGWFMLKHCNKIERQQMTALLVFIVAGLIFFGLYEQTYGSWVAFSDRVMDRNMLGLEWSAGQLTFLGAFFVISLSPLFAWLWPKLASKGLDPSKPIKVALGILFAGLSFLVLVLGIQTPLESGLVSIWYLVLAYLVLEIGELLLSPIGLSAVTELSVKRVVSLMMGAWFLGTSYSEILAAELSKLAAIDTHGGVISDIPSAMQLYEELFIFSAQIGIAMAVVFFAISPLVKKLMHQQAAA
- a CDS encoding DUF2927 domain-containing protein, coding for MTSSSQASPWLEADFIQQAFMEVALKSEYQQGDKTLRKWLTPIKVGLEHHVGNEALHTRLVQLHLAHLKQLSGHDISLATNQQEANVRLLFTRQNLWQQQAQQLMGKASAAHLHGAVCIAHMETTRDEITRAYIIIPVDQAQMHGKLVACIVEELTQILGLPNDSEKVFPSIFNDRTPQTLLSGLDAILIKALYSPSLKVGMNAAEVKAPLQALLRAWQADGSLANADAWVRQGKLYPLLGF
- a CDS encoding oxidative stress defense protein — protein: MSIRIPASKALLAAFSFSACLLAMTPAVADNLNFAHIQTIGVSELTMAPDMAEIQVEVSLTKDSAKAAKDASDKAISEFIGRLLEAGIDKKHIASANLHLQPEYLYEQNKAPKLIGYQASRQVTVTLVQLSRLNDILDTALAEGLNRVNNIVLKSSKEDEYVLKARQAAIKDAQAKARSLAEGFNQSLGDLWQVRYLDRRSVQPIMLQRSEKMAFDGGQAGYEFGEVTVSDSVEVIYKLKN